From the genome of Lotus japonicus ecotype B-129 chromosome 6, LjGifu_v1.2, one region includes:
- the LOC130724287 gene encoding uncharacterized protein LOC130724287 has translation MFLKPSHTQQTSSLLKPPPLIRSIAAAMSYSSGAKPLHHPKADTSSSSAPACHIVFTKASADNSYPIRTLSAVLGSEEAAKEAVVYDFEDEINDNFSAVITPENAVQLLKQPGVLHIIPSRGCKIMKLGRK, from the exons ATGTTCCTGAAACCCTCTCATACTCAACAAACCTCCTCGTTACTGAAACCACCACCTCTGATTCGCAGCATCGCCGCCGCTATGTCCTATTCCTCTGGTGCGAAACCCCTCCACCATCCGAAAGCTGATACATCATCTTCTTCGGCTCCTGCGTGTCACATCGTCTTTACCAAGGCGTCCGCGGACAACAGTTACCCCATCCGAACCCTCTCCGCGGTCCTTGGCAG TGAGGAGGCTGCCAAGGAGGCTGTGGTGTACGATTTTGAAGATGAAATAAATGATAACTTCTCTGCTGTAATTACTCCTGAGAATGCTGTTCAACTTTTAA AGCAACCAGGTGTTCTTCATATTATTCCATCCAGGGGCTGTAAGATAATGAAACTAGGACGAAAGTAG